The following proteins come from a genomic window of Macadamia integrifolia cultivar HAES 741 chromosome 14, SCU_Mint_v3, whole genome shotgun sequence:
- the LOC122061041 gene encoding RING-H2 finger protein ATL39-like: MLGSGMNLTTIVIGFGMSATFIVFVCTRLMCGRIRSLESRPVFELDAVTDLEQSEQRMNGLEPVVVAAIPTMKFNSDAFRFEDAQCSICLGEYQEKEVLRIMPKCSHNFHLSCIDVWLQKQSTCPVCRVPLQESIGEKNVRPPMFGTVLHSVDGPEIASDQWQLPGTVHSEGNGSIQGHHESVPGNLESTVAEEIETRS, encoded by the exons ATGCTGGGTTCAGGTATGAATCTGACTACGATTGTGATCGGGTTTGGGATGAGCGCGACGTTTATTGTGTTTGTGTGCACGAGACTAATGTGTGGGAGGATCCGTTCGCTGGAGTCCAGACCAGTGTTCGAACTGGACGCCGTGACTGATCTTGAACAG TCGGAGCAAAGGATGAATGGCCTTGAACCAGTTGTAGTTGCAGCAATTCCTACAATGAAGTTCAATAGTGATGCTTTCCGTTTTGAAGATGCACA GTGTTCAATATGTTTAGGCGAGtaccaagaaaaagaagttcTGCGAATTATGCCCAAATGCAGCCACAATTTTCACCTCTCCTGCATTGATGTGTGGCTACAAAAGCAATCAACCTGTCCAGTTTGCCGTGTCCCATTACAAGAATCtattggagaaaaaaatgtgagaCCACCAATGTTTGGTACAGTCCTACACTCCGTGGATGGTCCAGAGATCGCGAGTGACCAATGGCAGCTACCTGGCACCGTACATTCAGAGGGGAATGGAAGTATCCAGGGCCACCATGAATCTGTACCTGGAAACTTGGAAAGTACCGTAGcagaagaaatagaaacaaggaGTTAA